Proteins from a genomic interval of Gammaproteobacteria bacterium:
- a CDS encoding biopolymer transporter ExbD, with the protein KHRKRSQEEAEINITPMLDIVFIMLIFFIVTTSFVKELGVDLDRPSNAPVQEQKRSEVIPVRIDASGQVFVEDRLVHVGAIRANIVSGLAGKPDATVVVIADRNADSGFIVTVVDQARVAGAAKVSLAAASN; encoded by the coding sequence GCAAGCACCGCAAGCGGTCGCAGGAAGAGGCCGAGATCAACATCACGCCGATGCTGGACATCGTGTTCATCATGCTGATCTTCTTCATCGTCACCACCTCCTTCGTGAAAGAGCTGGGCGTGGACCTCGACCGGCCGTCGAACGCGCCGGTCCAGGAGCAGAAACGTTCCGAGGTGATCCCCGTCCGGATAGACGCCAGCGGACAGGTGTTCGTCGAGGACCGTCTTGTGCACGTGGGCGCGATCCGCGCCAACATCGTTTCGGGGCTGGCCGGCAAGCCGGACGCCACGGTGGTCGTGATTGCGGACAGGAACGCGGATTCGGGCTTCATCGTGACGGTCGTGGACCAGGCGCGGGTAGCGGGCGCCGCGAAGGTTTCGCTGGCTGCCGCATCAAACTAG
- a CDS encoding biopolymer transporter ExbD, which produces MPQIRRRKPEEEGEINITPMLDIVFIMLIFFIVTTSFVKEPGISPSRPFAQTAATKERGNIMIAVSRDDHIWMNKNRVELTGVRQMVEAARAENPESSVIIVADQSASTGMVIDLMDQVRVAGVTSIALAAEGEE; this is translated from the coding sequence ATGCCGCAGATACGAAGACGAAAACCGGAAGAAGAGGGCGAGATCAACATCACGCCGATGCTCGACATCGTGTTCATCATGCTGATCTTCTTCATCGTGACCACTTCGTTCGTGAAGGAGCCGGGCATCAGTCCTTCCCGTCCCTTCGCGCAGACGGCGGCCACCAAGGAGCGGGGCAACATCATGATCGCGGTTTCGCGCGACGATCATATCTGGATGAACAAGAATCGCGTGGAATTGACGGGGGTCCGCCAGATGGTCGAGGCGGCGCGCGCGGAAAACCCGGAAAGCAGCGTTATCATCGTGGCAGATCAATCCGCGTCCACCGGCATGGTGATCGACCTGATGGACCAGGTCCGGGTTGCCGGCGTGACCAGCATTGCATTGGCGGCGGAAGGCGAGGAATAG
- a CDS encoding energy transducer TonB: MNRTRWRMVGSIGGGVFVALVLFLFMNTLITGGRGQQGAATAGQIVDLIRVQEDEIVQTKKRVRPKKPPPPKDPPPPPKLRVSSEEKPQKNPMRLDLPRIDVSGAAGGGPFIGRWDPGDPAAEGEAVPIVRIDPQWPREALMDGTEGYVRCEVLIGPDGSVLDVRVIEAAPGRLFVRNAVRAVRRWKFKPRIVDGVAVERWATTSIVFQLDST, encoded by the coding sequence ATGAACCGGACAAGATGGCGTATGGTCGGGTCGATCGGCGGCGGCGTATTCGTTGCGCTGGTGCTCTTTCTGTTCATGAACACCCTGATTACCGGGGGGCGGGGCCAGCAGGGCGCCGCCACGGCCGGACAGATCGTGGACCTGATACGCGTACAGGAGGACGAGATCGTCCAGACCAAGAAGCGGGTCAGACCCAAGAAGCCGCCACCGCCCAAGGATCCGCCACCGCCGCCGAAGCTGAGGGTGTCCAGCGAGGAGAAGCCGCAGAAGAATCCCATGCGCCTCGATCTCCCCAGGATCGATGTCTCGGGAGCTGCCGGCGGCGGCCCCTTCATCGGCAGGTGGGACCCGGGCGACCCGGCAGCCGAGGGCGAAGCTGTGCCGATCGTGCGCATCGACCCGCAGTGGCCCCGCGAGGCCCTGATGGACGGCACCGAGGGCTACGTCAGGTGTGAGGTGCTGATCGGCCCCGACGGCAGCGTGCTGGACGTCAGGGTCATCGAGGCCGCCCCGGGCCGCCTGTTCGTGCGCAACGCGGTGCGGGCCGTGCGGCGCTGGAAATTCAAGCCGCGAATAGTGGATGGCGTCGCCGTGGAGCGGTGGGCCACGACGAGCATCGTTTTCCAGCTGGACAGCACCTGA
- a CDS encoding 1-acyl-sn-glycerol-3-phosphate acyltransferase, with protein sequence MTRLRKIPYTLWGWTVFWTIALTTSLVIVVLPGVERCSRLARKASGVIFRLGGAWPRVQGLENLPAEPCVVAANHESFADGILLCALLPPGFRLVIKREMRSVPLAGRMLSRIGAVFVEREEGKERIADVRTVLRAARSGQSLAIFPEGTFRPEPGLLPFRPGAFAAAAAGGLPVVPVAIRGCRRLLPSGSWLFTPSRIEVRFLDPISVTGTGSRSQQAEQLAQECRKAMKAALARD encoded by the coding sequence ATGACGCGGCTTCGGAAAATCCCTTACACGCTCTGGGGTTGGACCGTGTTCTGGACGATCGCGCTCACCACGTCCCTGGTGATCGTGGTTCTACCGGGAGTGGAACGATGCAGCAGGTTGGCCCGCAAGGCTTCGGGGGTCATATTCCGACTTGGCGGCGCATGGCCCCGGGTGCAGGGACTCGAGAACCTGCCGGCGGAGCCTTGTGTGGTTGCCGCCAATCATGAGAGTTTCGCCGACGGAATCCTGCTATGCGCCCTGTTGCCTCCCGGCTTCCGGCTGGTCATCAAGCGCGAGATGCGCTCGGTGCCGCTCGCCGGCCGAATGCTCAGCCGTATCGGCGCCGTGTTCGTGGAGCGGGAGGAGGGAAAGGAGCGCATCGCCGACGTGCGGACCGTGCTCAGGGCCGCCCGCTCTGGACAATCGCTGGCGATTTTCCCGGAGGGAACCTTTCGTCCGGAACCCGGGCTGCTGCCCTTCCGGCCAGGGGCGTTTGCCGCCGCCGCCGCCGGAGGACTGCCGGTCGTTCCCGTGGCCATTCGCGGTTGCCGTCGCCTGCTGCCGTCGGGTTCCTGGCTGTTCACGCCCTCCAGAATCGAGGTGCGTTTTCTGGATCCGATCAGCGTAACGGGGACCGGGTCCCGTTCCCAACAGGCCGAGCAACTCGCGCAGGAATGCCGGAAGGCCATGAAGGCCGCGCTGGCGCGGGATTGA
- the xerD gene encoding site-specific tyrosine recombinase XerD, translated as MASPELLDRFLDAMWSEQGLARNTLAAYGSDLRLLERWLGRRGKELTDAGKPDLLTFIGERTAEGVNARTLSRQLSTARRFYGYLAREGLIDRDPSAQIAAPRVGRPLPHSLTESEVEDLLAAPSLSDPLGVRDRCMLEVLYATGLRVSELIGLTVSQMNLANGVLRVEGKGSKERMVPLGDEAADWVRKFLDGARREILGERVSDALFPTRRGAAMTRQAFWQRLRKHGAAAGITEGLTPHTLRHAFATHLLDHGADLRVVQLLLGHSSLSTTQIYTQVARKRLRDLHRRHHPRA; from the coding sequence ATGGCCAGCCCCGAACTTCTTGATCGCTTTCTTGACGCGATGTGGTCGGAACAGGGGCTCGCCCGCAACACGCTTGCCGCGTACGGTTCCGACCTCCGGCTGCTGGAACGGTGGCTGGGCAGGCGCGGCAAGGAACTGACGGACGCCGGCAAGCCGGACCTGCTGACCTTCATCGGCGAACGGACCGCGGAAGGCGTCAATGCCCGCACGCTTTCGCGCCAACTTTCCACCGCGCGGCGATTCTATGGCTACCTGGCGCGGGAAGGCCTGATCGATCGCGATCCTTCGGCGCAGATCGCCGCCCCGCGCGTGGGACGCCCGCTGCCGCACTCCCTGACGGAGAGCGAAGTGGAGGACCTGCTGGCCGCGCCCTCGTTGTCGGACCCGCTGGGAGTGCGCGACCGGTGCATGCTGGAGGTGCTGTACGCGACCGGGCTGCGGGTCAGCGAACTGATCGGTCTGACCGTGTCTCAAATGAACCTGGCCAACGGGGTACTCCGGGTCGAAGGCAAGGGGTCGAAAGAGAGAATGGTCCCGCTGGGTGACGAGGCGGCCGATTGGGTGCGGAAATTCCTGGATGGCGCCCGTCGAGAAATCCTCGGGGAGAGGGTGAGCGACGCGCTTTTCCCCACCCGCAGGGGCGCGGCCATGACCCGCCAGGCTTTCTGGCAGCGGCTGCGCAAGCACGGCGCCGCCGCTGGCATCACGGAAGGTCTTACGCCGCATACCTTGCGGCACGCCTTCGCCACGCATCTGCTGGATCATGGCGCCGATCTGAGGGTCGTGCAATTGCTGCTGGGGCACAGCAGCCTGTCCACGACGCAAATCTACACGCAGGTGGCGCGCAAGCGCCTCCGCGACCTCCACCGCCGCCACCATCCCCGAGCCTAG
- a CDS encoding NAD(P)H-quinone oxidoreductase, with amino-acid sequence MRVVAISRPGGPEVLAVEDHPRPAPGPGEVLIRVAAAGVNRPDCMQRQGIYPPPAGAPEWPGLEVAGHVDTVGEGVESPAVGEPVCALVSGGGYAEYCVAPAALCLPVPSGVSMTEAAAIPETWFTVWTNLVDAGRLREGDTVLVHGGASGIGTAAIGIGTALGARVFVTAGSEGKVRFCRDLGAWGGACYRTEDWPAALKAATGGKGVDIVLCMVGAPYLRDNLRSLGPGGRLVLIAALGGPKTELDIRRVMISRLWITGSTLRPRSNEEKAEIAGAVRQRLWPLLKSGELRPVVQRSFPLEQAEAAHAMMEANLTRGKLVLTIP; translated from the coding sequence ATGCGCGTAGTCGCCATTTCCAGGCCCGGAGGCCCCGAAGTCCTGGCTGTCGAAGACCACCCGCGCCCGGCCCCGGGCCCAGGAGAAGTGCTCATCCGGGTGGCCGCTGCCGGCGTAAACCGGCCCGACTGCATGCAGCGCCAGGGCATCTATCCGCCGCCCGCCGGCGCGCCGGAATGGCCGGGGCTGGAAGTGGCGGGCCATGTCGACACGGTGGGCGAGGGGGTGGAAAGCCCGGCCGTGGGCGAGCCTGTCTGCGCATTGGTTTCGGGTGGAGGGTACGCCGAATATTGCGTGGCGCCGGCAGCCCTCTGCCTTCCGGTCCCGAGCGGCGTTTCCATGACGGAGGCCGCGGCCATTCCTGAAACGTGGTTTACCGTCTGGACCAATCTGGTGGACGCCGGAAGGTTGCGGGAAGGTGACACCGTTCTGGTGCACGGGGGAGCCAGTGGAATCGGAACCGCGGCCATCGGGATTGGCACGGCCCTCGGCGCGCGTGTATTCGTGACGGCCGGGAGCGAGGGAAAGGTGCGCTTCTGCCGGGACCTCGGCGCCTGGGGCGGTGCTTGCTATCGGACCGAAGACTGGCCCGCGGCGCTGAAAGCCGCAACCGGCGGCAAGGGCGTGGATATCGTGCTGTGCATGGTGGGCGCGCCCTACCTTCGCGACAATCTCCGCAGTCTCGGGCCCGGTGGTCGGTTGGTGCTCATTGCCGCCCTGGGCGGGCCGAAGACGGAGCTCGATATCCGGCGAGTGATGATATCGCGCTTGTGGATTACCGGCTCAACGCTGCGGCCGCGGTCGAACGAAGAGAAGGCCGAAATTGCCGGCGCGGTGCGGCAGCGCCTGTGGCCGCTGCTGAAATCAGGCGAACTCCGCCCCGTCGTGCAACGCTCATTTCCGCTGGAGCAGGCGGAAGCGGCGCACGCCATGATGGAGGCCAACCTCACCCGCGGCAAACTCGTCCTCACCATCCCGTAG
- the moaA gene encoding GTP 3',8-cyclase MoaA has translation MQKPAGSDTDIVELRSGVRDTLGRPLRDLRISVMDRCNFRCPYCMPEDIYDRNFRFLSSRERLSFSEIVRLTRLFARMGACKLRITGGEPLLRAGLADLIGDLSRLEGVEDIALTTNGVLLAQQAAALTAAGLDRVTVSLDAVDEELFRRMSGGRGRLEAVLDGISEARAAGLDPIKINAVIQRGVNDGHVPELVDFFRGTGMILRFIEYMDVGTINNWSETQTVPAAEIVETIHRRWPLRALEANYHGEVARRYEFVDGQGEIGFITSVSQPFCGSCNRARLSSDGRLFTCLFASEGLDLRGPMRDGATDDALLDLMRGRWSRRADRYSELRSSGRAGEVPDGKVEMYYIGG, from the coding sequence ATGCAGAAACCAGCCGGTAGCGATACAGACATCGTCGAGTTGCGTTCGGGCGTGCGCGACACGCTGGGACGGCCCTTGCGGGACCTCCGTATTTCGGTCATGGACCGGTGCAATTTCCGCTGCCCCTATTGCATGCCGGAAGACATCTACGATCGCAATTTCCGCTTTCTTTCCAGCCGCGAACGCCTGTCTTTCTCCGAAATTGTGCGATTGACCCGGCTGTTCGCCCGAATGGGCGCCTGCAAGCTGCGTATCACCGGCGGGGAGCCGCTGTTGCGCGCAGGCCTCGCCGACCTGATCGGCGACCTCTCGCGGCTCGAAGGCGTCGAGGATATCGCGCTCACCACCAACGGCGTGCTGCTCGCTCAGCAGGCGGCGGCGCTCACCGCCGCCGGGCTGGACCGCGTGACGGTCAGCCTGGATGCCGTGGACGAAGAGCTGTTCCGGCGAATGAGCGGGGGCAGGGGACGCCTCGAGGCCGTACTGGATGGAATTTCCGAGGCGCGTGCGGCCGGATTGGACCCGATAAAGATCAACGCCGTAATCCAGCGCGGCGTGAACGACGGCCATGTGCCCGAACTGGTCGATTTCTTCCGGGGGACCGGAATGATCCTCCGGTTCATCGAGTACATGGACGTAGGCACGATCAACAACTGGAGCGAAACGCAGACCGTGCCGGCCGCGGAAATCGTGGAAACGATTCATCGGCGCTGGCCCCTGCGGGCGCTGGAGGCCAACTACCATGGCGAAGTCGCCCGGCGCTACGAATTCGTGGACGGCCAGGGGGAAATCGGATTCATTACTTCCGTCTCCCAGCCTTTCTGCGGCTCCTGCAACCGCGCCCGCCTGTCCTCCGACGGGCGGCTCTTTACATGCCTGTTCGCCTCCGAGGGGCTCGATCTGCGCGGCCCGATGCGCGACGGCGCCACCGACGATGCGTTGCTGGACCTGATGCGGGGGCGCTGGTCCAGGCGCGCGGACCGCTACAGCGAGTTGCGCAGTTCGGGCCGCGCCGGAGAGGTACCGGACGGAAAAGTGGAAATGTATTACATCGGCGGTTAG
- a CDS encoding ammonium transporter — protein sequence MNTDFVLNTFAFLVWGALIMWMCAGFTMLEAGSVRTKNASVICLKNIGLYSIAGLTFYLVGYNLMYLDVGSVIGTLSLGYGPSAEELALLEAVGAEAPAPEIAAAAEAAAANQYSVMSDWFFQMVFVATTASIVSGTLAERVKLWSFFVFTAVLTAIIYPVVGAWTWGGGWLSQMGFSDFAGSTIVHSTGGWAALAGAIVVGPRLGKFRAAGGVKPTPPSNVPAVTLGVFILWLGWFGFNGGSQLALGGVENAVAMSIVLVNTNLAAAGGVLAALIVSRPLLKRVDLLAVLNGAIAGLVSITAGPDILPHGLAILIGAVGGVICTAGIMLLERLRIDDVVGAVPAHLFAGIWGTLAVCIAGGYSFGVQLLGVVAIGVFVFGTSWVTWTLIAKAMGARVSETVEELGQDVAELGIEAYPEFVLMPDSD from the coding sequence ATGAACACTGACTTTGTCCTCAATACCTTCGCGTTCCTTGTCTGGGGAGCGCTGATCATGTGGATGTGCGCCGGCTTCACGATGCTTGAAGCCGGCTCGGTGCGAACCAAAAACGCATCGGTCATCTGCCTCAAGAACATCGGCCTTTATTCCATTGCCGGGCTGACCTTCTACCTGGTTGGCTACAACCTGATGTACCTGGACGTGGGCAGCGTGATCGGAACGCTGAGTTTGGGCTACGGACCGTCCGCAGAAGAACTGGCGCTGCTTGAGGCCGTGGGCGCGGAAGCCCCTGCGCCGGAAATTGCGGCGGCGGCGGAAGCGGCGGCGGCAAACCAGTATTCCGTCATGTCGGACTGGTTCTTCCAGATGGTCTTCGTCGCGACTACCGCGTCGATCGTTTCCGGCACACTGGCGGAACGCGTGAAACTCTGGTCCTTCTTCGTTTTCACCGCGGTGCTGACCGCAATCATCTACCCCGTGGTGGGAGCCTGGACCTGGGGCGGCGGCTGGCTGAGTCAGATGGGCTTCAGCGATTTCGCCGGCTCGACCATCGTGCACTCGACGGGAGGCTGGGCCGCGCTGGCTGGCGCCATCGTCGTGGGCCCGCGTCTCGGCAAGTTCCGCGCCGCCGGGGGCGTAAAGCCGACTCCGCCTTCCAACGTGCCCGCAGTCACGCTGGGCGTCTTCATACTCTGGCTGGGCTGGTTCGGATTCAACGGCGGCTCGCAACTGGCGCTGGGCGGCGTGGAAAACGCCGTGGCCATGAGCATCGTGCTGGTCAATACGAACCTGGCCGCAGCCGGGGGGGTGCTGGCCGCCCTGATCGTATCGCGCCCGCTGCTCAAGCGGGTGGACCTGCTGGCGGTACTGAACGGCGCCATCGCCGGCCTGGTTTCGATTACCGCTGGCCCTGACATTCTGCCGCATGGGCTGGCCATCCTGATCGGCGCCGTGGGGGGCGTGATCTGTACCGCCGGAATAATGCTGTTGGAGCGCTTGCGTATCGACGACGTGGTCGGGGCCGTTCCCGCCCACCTGTTCGCCGGCATATGGGGCACGCTCGCGGTCTGCATTGCCGGAGGCTACAGCTTCGGAGTACAATTGCTCGGCGTCGTGGCCATCGGAGTGTTCGTTTTCGGCACTTCGTGGGTCACTTGGACGCTGATTGCGAAAGCCATGGGAGCTCGGGTGTCCGAGACGGTAGAGGAACTGGGCCAGGATGTTGCCGAACTGGGCATAGAGGCGTATCCCGAATTCGTGCTTATGCCCGATAGTGATTGA
- a CDS encoding STAS domain-containing protein, which translates to MDIPIERNNGTLIAAPSGRIDGFNAQDFHQTLTGAISGDDTAVLVDMSGLNYISSAGLRAVLMIAKALWQRKAKFMLCSLSGSIGEVFKMSGFDKIIEIHDSKDDALAKLG; encoded by the coding sequence ATGGATATCCCAATTGAGCGCAACAACGGAACCCTGATCGCCGCGCCCTCCGGGCGCATAGACGGCTTTAACGCCCAGGATTTTCACCAGACCCTGACCGGCGCCATCAGCGGCGACGACACGGCGGTGCTGGTCGATATGAGCGGTCTGAACTACATAAGCAGTGCGGGTTTGCGGGCCGTTCTCATGATCGCCAAGGCGCTCTGGCAACGCAAGGCCAAGTTCATGTTGTGCTCACTGTCGGGCTCCATAGGCGAAGTATTCAAGATGAGCGGCTTCGACAAGATCATCGAGATCCACGACAGCAAGGACGACGCACTGGCAAAACTGGGATAG
- a CDS encoding HAMP domain-containing protein → MMNSGGDNGNGAFKSRIAQILEKRHKISVRMYMGISAALLLFVLASVNSWFAFNTVADAQRGVVDRSLPQITGAFAVAEQSRTLVAAAPRLAAAGTLEELENVRTSVASNREIFESRIDALEAQASDDPVIQRMRDRAGALLANIEQLDRSVEERFLIADQAGRLQQEIPVLHERLQRLLGPAIDDQYFFTVTGYRDLDSEPVPKEQHISEGELARYRRLADLKVNVDNAVQLLDRAFIVGDPQLLEPLLESFESASEAITRNLAALRDPPEPAELMAATERLHELGSGGEAAFALRRRELDLAAQERRLLADNRTLEIELGAEAESMVSGARDSARESTDIANEAIDTGQVLLLSVTGVAIVAALLMGSLFIGSLLRRLEGLSSRMRRMAAGDLKTKVDVSGRDEVADMAAALEVFREASLKAQRLDLVERMAQELRDKNEELEQVLEDLKRAQNQIVMREKLAELGELTAGVAHEIQNPLNFVKNFSEVSSELVVELKEVFEEGDGSLSEDDRGLIDEICGDLGSNLERITHHGLRANRIVRDMLKMGRGSGDSQPTDINALLEEHARLAYHSARASDTNFNLTIEEDYSPEMRQLNVVPQDLGRVFLNMVTNACHATHDRRVKENAEGGNGAYEPFLKLSTRRTSDSVEVAIHDNGGGIPDDIIGKIFNPFFTTKPTDQGTGLGLALSNDIVRQHGGEIAVDTEPGESTRMVVRLPLSLEVEDS, encoded by the coding sequence ATGATGAATTCCGGAGGGGACAACGGCAATGGCGCGTTCAAGTCACGTATTGCGCAGATTCTTGAGAAGCGGCACAAGATTTCGGTCCGCATGTACATGGGGATCAGCGCGGCGCTGTTGCTGTTTGTGCTCGCGAGCGTCAACAGCTGGTTCGCATTCAATACGGTTGCCGATGCCCAGCGGGGCGTGGTCGATCGCAGCCTTCCCCAGATCACCGGCGCCTTTGCAGTGGCCGAGCAAAGCAGGACGCTGGTGGCCGCGGCCCCGCGGCTTGCGGCGGCGGGAACCTTGGAGGAACTGGAGAACGTGCGGACCTCGGTGGCTTCGAACCGGGAGATTTTCGAATCGCGGATAGACGCGCTTGAAGCGCAGGCCAGCGACGATCCCGTCATTCAGCGAATGCGCGACCGGGCCGGCGCCCTGCTGGCCAATATCGAGCAGCTGGACCGGTCGGTGGAGGAGCGGTTTCTGATCGCCGATCAGGCCGGGCGGCTGCAGCAGGAAATTCCGGTACTGCACGAACGCCTGCAACGGCTGCTGGGACCCGCCATCGACGACCAGTATTTCTTCACCGTGACCGGCTACCGGGACCTGGATTCCGAGCCGGTGCCCAAAGAGCAGCACATCTCGGAGGGCGAGCTGGCCCGTTATCGGCGCCTGGCCGATCTCAAGGTAAACGTGGATAACGCCGTGCAATTGCTGGACCGGGCTTTCATTGTCGGCGATCCGCAATTGCTCGAACCGCTGCTTGAGAGTTTTGAATCGGCATCGGAGGCGATAACCAGAAACCTGGCGGCCCTGCGCGATCCGCCTGAGCCCGCGGAGTTGATGGCGGCTACCGAGCGCCTGCATGAACTGGGAAGCGGCGGGGAAGCGGCGTTTGCGTTGCGCCGGCGCGAACTCGACCTGGCCGCACAGGAAAGACGTTTGCTGGCGGACAACCGTACCCTGGAAATCGAGCTCGGCGCCGAGGCCGAAAGCATGGTGAGCGGCGCGCGCGACAGCGCCCGCGAATCGACCGACATCGCCAACGAGGCCATCGACACCGGCCAGGTCCTGTTGCTGAGCGTTACCGGAGTGGCGATTGTCGCCGCCCTGCTCATGGGCTCGCTGTTCATCGGCAGCCTGTTGCGCCGGCTGGAGGGGCTTTCGAGCCGTATGCGCCGAATGGCCGCGGGTGATCTCAAGACCAAGGTGGATGTGAGCGGACGCGACGAGGTCGCGGACATGGCCGCGGCGCTGGAGGTATTCCGCGAAGCCTCTCTCAAGGCCCAGAGACTGGACCTGGTCGAGCGCATGGCGCAGGAACTGCGCGACAAGAACGAAGAGCTGGAGCAGGTCCTCGAGGACCTGAAGCGGGCCCAGAACCAGATCGTCATGCGCGAAAAGCTGGCCGAGCTGGGAGAGTTGACAGCCGGCGTGGCGCACGAAATCCAGAACCCGCTGAATTTCGTCAAGAACTTCTCCGAGGTGTCGTCGGAACTGGTGGTGGAGCTAAAGGAAGTCTTCGAGGAAGGCGACGGGAGCCTTAGCGAGGACGACCGGGGCCTGATCGACGAGATCTGCGGCGACCTCGGTTCCAACCTGGAGCGGATCACCCATCATGGCCTGCGCGCCAACCGGATCGTGCGCGACATGCTCAAGATGGGACGCGGGTCCGGCGATTCCCAGCCAACCGACATCAATGCACTGCTGGAGGAACACGCGCGGCTTGCCTACCACAGCGCCCGCGCTTCCGACACCAACTTCAATCTCACCATCGAGGAAGATTACAGCCCCGAAATGAGGCAACTGAACGTGGTGCCGCAGGACCTGGGTCGCGTCTTCCTGAACATGGTGACCAATGCCTGCCACGCCACGCACGATCGCCGTGTCAAGGAAAACGCCGAGGGCGGCAACGGCGCCTACGAACCGTTTCTCAAACTGTCGACACGCCGGACGTCAGACAGCGTCGAGGTTGCGATTCACGACAACGGCGGCGGCATTCCGGACGACATTATCGGGAAGATCTTCAATCCGTTCTTCACGACCAAGCCGACCGACCAGGGCACCGGCCTGGGACTGGCGCTGTCGAACGACATCGTGCGTCAGCACGGAGGTGAAATCGCGGTCGATACCGAACCGGGAGAATCAACCCGGATGGTAGTACGGCTCCCGCTCTCGCTGGAGGTTGAAGACTCCTGA
- a CDS encoding ABC transporter substrate-binding protein, with protein MRGLVLIAGLAAFSGISAEPGVDPERILFGQSAALTGPASGLGQAMRAGIEAAFHEANRNGGVHGRRLELISLDDGYEPEAAIENMRTLINERQVFALIGAVGTPTARSSVPVAAAAGVPYIAPFTGAPFLRDGQWQNVINLRASYYQETEAMMEFLTRRGLTRVAVAYQDDSFGRAGFRGAQLAMERRGLKPAATAVYPRNTIAVKTTLLDVMEGDPEAVIIVGAPAPVAAFLNWGSKLELDMVFMTTSFAGGNALIRNLSSESLGSAGLLMTQVVPPLMGEALPVVQDYLSALKETSPDAEPGFVSLEGYLAGRMAVVAMEQCGPDPRRDRVLPMLRDAGRIDLGGFSLEFGAEDYQGSDAVYLTVVSPAGEYLPMDTSGAR; from the coding sequence ATGCGAGGGCTGGTTCTGATCGCCGGGCTGGCGGCTTTTTCGGGGATCTCGGCCGAGCCGGGCGTCGACCCGGAGCGCATTCTGTTCGGGCAGTCGGCGGCGCTCACCGGACCGGCCAGCGGGCTGGGTCAGGCGATGCGGGCCGGAATCGAGGCTGCTTTCCACGAGGCCAACCGGAACGGAGGCGTGCACGGCCGGCGGCTGGAACTGATCTCGCTTGACGACGGCTATGAGCCGGAAGCCGCGATCGAGAACATGCGCACGCTGATCAATGAGCGCCAGGTGTTCGCGCTCATCGGAGCGGTCGGCACCCCGACGGCGCGGTCGTCGGTGCCGGTTGCGGCGGCTGCCGGAGTGCCCTACATCGCACCTTTTACCGGCGCCCCCTTTCTGCGCGACGGGCAATGGCAGAACGTAATCAATCTGCGCGCCTCCTACTACCAGGAAACGGAGGCGATGATGGAGTTCCTGACCCGCCGGGGCCTGACGCGCGTGGCGGTCGCCTATCAGGACGATTCGTTCGGCCGCGCGGGGTTCCGCGGCGCCCAGTTGGCCATGGAGCGGCGAGGACTCAAGCCGGCGGCCACCGCGGTCTATCCGCGCAACACCATCGCGGTCAAGACGACCCTGCTCGACGTGATGGAGGGCGATCCGGAAGCGGTCATCATCGTGGGTGCTCCGGCGCCCGTGGCCGCCTTTCTGAACTGGGGCAGCAAGCTCGAGCTGGACATGGTTTTCATGACGACCTCCTTTGCAGGCGGCAACGCATTGATCCGTAACCTGAGCAGCGAAAGCCTGGGCTCCGCCGGGCTGCTCATGACGCAGGTGGTTCCACCCCTGATGGGCGAGGCGCTTCCGGTAGTCCAGGACTATCTTTCGGCGCTGAAGGAGACTTCTCCGGACGCCGAGCCCGGATTCGTTTCTCTCGAGGGCTACCTGGCCGGGCGCATGGCCGTCGTGGCTATGGAGCAATGCGGACCGGACCCGCGGCGCGACCGGGTGTTGCCGATGTTGCGCGATGCGGGCCGGATCGATCTTGGAGGATTTTCGCTTGAGTTCGGGGCGGAGGATTACCAGGGATCGGATGCGGTCTACCTGACCGTCGTGAGCCCGGCCGGTGAATACCTGCCGATGGATACCTCCGGGGCGCGATGA